The sequence AGTATCCTTGAATGAAGAGCCGATTGCTTTGGGGTCTTGTGTGCGGCGCAGCAGTGGCAACGCTACACATCGTAAGCTTACCCGCGATCAGTACTGCGGCGGAAATGGTCGTAGTTCCGCTCGACGTGGACGTGTACGACCATCCGGGCGGCGAAGGGAAGCCTCGCAAGAAGAACTTGCGGGCCAACAGCACCGTCACCCTCCTGGTCAAGCGGAAGGACCATTGGTGCCATGTCGAAGGGGACGCAGTGCCCGGGGGAAAGGGCTGGGTATGGTGCGGCATAGGCGGCGACCAAAAAAATTATGCGCTAATGCCGGCTCGAACGGGAACAATCCCGATTAGCCAAATCCCGGGAGCTACCGGAGAGGTGCTCCCAGCTGGCACAACTGGCGGGGGAGGACCAGGAACTCCATAGGGATCCCCTTGCACTTCTACCCAAGCAGAAAGATTTTCGCGAGCGGAGCAGGAAGCAATGGAGCAGATCAGACAGTACCTCTTAGTCGTGGCAGTTTGCGGGTTCGGCGTGACCACTCACCAAGCGCTCGCTGCCCCGGCTGAGGAGCACCATACGCTCACGCTTACCCCAAACTCGGCGTGGGATTCGTGGCAGGACCGACTTTTTCATGATACGCCAGTCATCGGCACTTTTACGGGCCATGGGGTTACCTGCGTTAAGTATAACGCGTTCCCAGGACCCATTCAGGGGAAAGTGGGATTCGGTCAAGGGGAATGGGGCAGCGACCCTTGCATGTCGTTCATCGTCGAGCACACGGTGGGATTCGATACAGGGCCATACAGGCAAATCCCCAGCAAACGACTTGATCGGGTCGTCCTGACATATGACGAGGCTCCGTTCGCGGCCTGCACAGTGTTTGTTGGCTCGCCCTACAGTAATTGTTGGCAGGGCGGGAGCGGTGCGGCGGTCGACAAGCCTACAGGGTGTGTCACGGTCCGTGTCCCCAATATCGATTGGCAGAACCGGGGAGGGCCCAAAGGTTTGATGCCGTTCAACACCAAGCCGGGAACGACCCAGATTCGCCGCGGCGAGTGGGACGTGACAGAAGCCTTCCGATGGCAAGCCGATACGGGTATGCCAATTGGTGGGAATCCTGGTTTCGGTTTCACCCTCGGGTCACCCTTTACATCCACCAAGCAGTTGACCGCAGAAGACAACACCGTGTGTGTGTCGGATGTGAAAAACGTTCGACTGATCGTGGACTACACGACCTTTCCGGACGACGTTTTTGTTCAACCGAAGTAGGCTGCTACTGACCGTGGCGATCACAAGTCCGTAACGCCGCCTATCGCGGGGATTTCGATTTTCCGTAGGATAGGCTTTGGAACGCATCAAGAACATCGCTTGCATTCTGGCGCACAGGTGATTTATCATTTGTGCTCAGGTGATTTGGCTGTTCTGTAGCGGACCTCCGTCGGAGGGAATACTCGCCGGGCCATAGGGGAGAGTTTCACCACTCCCCGCATAGATTGAATGCGCCTATTGTTTCGGTTTTTTCAAGGCAGTCAGTCTGGCGACCAGCGAAGTGTATTGGTAAACGGCCTTCAGAAGCTCTTTCGCCAGTTCGATGGCGATTTCAGACTCTTCTTTGCCAATCGAGTCGTAGTCTTTTGCTTCAATATGGGCAGCGTCATTGCCAAGGATTCGAAGCTCGTCGGCTGCGGAAAGAAGTTCGCTCGGGATAACAGCAACTGTCCCTAGAGCGGCAAGGCGGGTCTTGAGATCCTTCCCGGTTGCGCTCTTGTTGTCACAAAGTTCTTCCAGCGTTCTGCGGACCATCAGGGCGGACGCTCTGTAGCAATTGGCGGCGTGACAGCGAATCGCCTCCTCTAAGCTGGATAATATATCTGACGGAAGATTGCTTGCGTCGAAATCGATGACCTCTGGCGGGAAGCTTTCGATCTCGCCGTATTTGTCTTCCATTACGAAGACGAGCTTTCTACATGTCGTGTTGGGGCATCTTCGCATGCCGGCTATATCGAAAGTATTGGTTGTAGCACCGCTCGGGTGCCGTTTCGCTTGGACATTGTAGCGTAGGTCGCTGCAGCCGTCGAAGCCGGAGAACGATGCCGCGTGATGGCAATGAGGGCAGCGCAGATTGATGATTTTAAACGCGACATGCGCTGTGTCCTTCACTTCAAAAGTAGTCATGTTGCCCCTCAAGAATGTGTTGACCAAACCGCCAACGGATGACAGCGCGGGAAGCCACTTGAGACTTAAATGGATTGCCTCAACATGGCTGCCATCATTTCGCGGCAGGACTTCAGCAGATAAATTGAAAATGCCCCTGGTGGCAGAAGATCAGATACTGATCTGCGGTGACCACCATATGAAATCCGCGCCGGCGAACCTCAGCTTCCAACAGTGCATGCGATGCAAAATGATTGACGCTGTCAATCTTGCGGCGGACCACACCGCCAGACGTGGCTTGGCGAGATTGAAAGACCTGCTGAATCCAAGGCGCGCCACGGAGCCCTCTCGGTGCTCGTCCCATTAATCGTCTCCCCAATTCCCTGTATTCACCAAGGTAAAATAGATGGCTCCGACCGACAAGGAGCGTCCCTTTGAACAGGCTTGCCGCACATGAAGGCTAGAGCCGGCCTAGGCTCCCTGTTCCAATAGCATGACGACCTGCTGCACTGATTCATTGACGGTGTACCCGTGGGCGCCGTCTTTGCCGCCAGCATCGGTCACGATCCGTGTCCCATCGTCAGTCTTCAGCACCGCAACAACATGTGCAGGGTTGATGAAAACGGTGGTGCCGTCGAATTCTCGGACAAATTTACAGAATGCCATTGTCGATTCCCCCCTATTTGACTGGACTTTGACACAGCAATGGCCAAAGCGAAACTGTCCGATGAGGTTAAGACCTACATCGTTCAAGCCCTGGCGTGTTTCGACAGTCCGTCGACTGTCGCGGCCTCGGTCAAAAGGGAATTGGGCATAGAGGTCAGTCGCCAGCTGGTGGAAAGCCACGACCCGAGCAAAAAGGCGGCCGGCGGCCTGGCGCCAAGGTGGCGCACCCTGTTCGAGGAAACTCGCAAGGCCTTCCTCGAGGACACGGCTTCGATAGGCATCAGTCACCGCGCCGTCCGTCTTCGCGCCCTTCAGCGCATGGCCGACAAGGCCGAGAACATGGGCAACATGAGCTTGGCCGCACAGCTGCATAAGCAGGCCGCTGAGGAAGTGGGCAACGCCTACACGAACCGCCGAGAGTTGACGGGAAAGGACGGGAAGGACCTGCCGGTGCCAGTTTCTCCGGTCACAATCTTCCAGTTGCCCGACAATGGCAGGAGTTGAACACGGGCAGGGCGGTCCAACCATAGTTCGTCCACAGGCGGGGCCGCAAACGACCTTTTTGGCCTCGCCGGCCGATATCGCGATCTACGGCGGCGCGGCCGGTGGCGGCAAGACGTGGGCATTGCTCATGGAGCCGCTTCGGCATGTCGCCAATCCGGGCTTCGGAGCGGTGTTCTTCCGTCGCAACCTTACGCAGGTGAGGAATGAAGGCGGCCTGTGGGATGAAAGCGAAAAGCTCTATCCGGGCCTGAACGCGCAGCCACGATCGGCGCCCGATCTAAGTTGGACGTTCCCGGCCGGTGCCACCGTCTCGTTCGCGCACCTCGAGCACGAAAAGACGATCTACAACTGGCAGGGCGCGCAGATCCCGCTCATCTGCTTCGACGAGCTGACGCATTTCTCGGCCAAGCAGTTCTGGTACATGCTCAGCCGCAATCGCTCCATGTGCGGCGTGCGGCCCTACGTTCGAGCGACCTGCAACCCTGATGCTGATAGCTGGGTTGCCGAATTCATCTCTTGGTGGATCGACCAGGAAACTGGATTTGCTATTCCCGAGCGCGCCGGCGTCATCCGCTGGTTCATTCGCATCGGCGACACGATCATCTGGGCGAGCAGCCGAGAGGAGCTTGCTCATCACGTAAATCCGATCGACGGCGAGCCGATTCCGCCAAAGTCGGTGACGTTCATCCCGGCGAAGCTGAGCGACAATGCTTTGCTGATGGCCGCTGACCCCGGCTACCTCGCCAACCTGATGGCGCAGCCGACAGTAGAGCGGGAGCGCCTTCTCGGCGGGAACTGGAAAATCCGGCCGGCTGCTGGCCTGCTCTTCCAGCGTGGCTGGTGCGAAGTGGTGGACGCAGTGCCCGCCGGCGTCACATGGATGCGTGGTTGGGACTTGGCCTCAACGCCGAAGGTCGAAGGCAACGATCCTGACGGCACGGCAGGGACGAAGATCGGAAAGCTACCCGACGGGCGTTACATCGTCGGACACCACGTCAAGGACTTTCTTTCTCCTGCCGGCGTCGAGCGCCTGATCAAGAACACGGCCGAGGCCGACGGCAGGAATGCGAAAATCTCGCTTCCTCAAGACCCCGGGCAGGCGGGTAAGTCGCAGGTGGCGAACTTGGTGAAACTGCTCATCGGGTTCGATGCCAGGGCAACGCCAGAATCCGGCGACAAGGTTACGCGGTTCAGCCCGTTCTCTGCGCAGGCTGAAGCCGGCAATGTGATGGTTCTCCGCGCGCCTTGGAACGAAGCATGGTTCTCCGCGCTCGAAGGCTTCCCTGAAGCAGCGCACGACGATGACGCCGACAGCACAAGCCGGGCATTCAATGCCCTGATCGATGCCAGCACCTATACCTTGGCCAATATCTAGGAGCCGGCATGGGCAACATCATTTCGCTCGCCAGGGACAGCCTGACCAATCTCGTATCCCGCATGGGGACGGGCAGGGACAAGGCGGCGTCGAGCTATTACGCTTTCACGCCTCTGTCGGATGCCGAACTGATGGCGGCCTATCGTACCGCATGGTTGCCGAGGAAGATCGTCGACATCCCGGCATTCGATTCTGTCCGCGCTTGGCGCGACTGGCAGGCCAAGGGAGACAAGATCGAGCCTATCGAGGCCGAGGAAAAGCGGCTCAACGTTCGGGGCAAGATATTTGAAGCCAAGGTCAAGGCGCGACTCTGGGGCGGTGCCGCAATCCACATCGGAACCGGAGAGGCAAACCTTGCCGAGCCCTTGAACATCGAGCGGATCGGCAAAGGTGGCTTGAAATACGCCACGGTGCTAACCCGGCGCGTCCTTCGTGCTGGCGAAATAGAGCGCAATGTCGACAGCGAATACTATGGCTTGCCGAAAACGTTCAGCCTGACTTCTGCCGGCAATGCTCAGGTCGAAATTCACCCATCGCGACTGGTCATCTTTCAGGGCAACGCCCAACCAGATGACGACTTGACGCTGAGCGCTGAGACCTTTTGGGGCGATAGTGTGCTCCAGTCTGTCATCAACGCGGTCAAACAGGCCGACGGCACCGCGGCGAATATCGCGTCCCTCGTCTTCGAAGCGAAGATCGACATCATCAAGGTGCCGAACTTCATGGCGAGCCTGGCCAGCGAGGACTACAAGGCCAAGATCCTGGAGAGGTACACCTTGGCCAACACCGCCAAGGGCATCAACGGCACGTTGCTCCTCGACAAGGAAGAGGAATACGAGCAGAAGTCGGCGTCATTCGCCACGCTGCCTGATGTGCTCGATCGCTTTCTGCAGATCGTCTCGGGCGCTGCCGATATCCCGGCAACACGGCTTCTTGGCCAAGCCCCTGCCGGAATGAACTCGACGGGCGAATCCGATCTTCGCAACTATTACGACCGCCTCAGCGCCATGCAGGAAGTCGAGATGACGCCGGCCATGCACCGCTTGGATGAGGCGTTGATCCGCTCTGCTCTCGGCTCTCGACCTTCCGACGTCTATTATGAATGGGCGCCGCTCTGGGGCATGTCGGAGAAGGAAAAGGCCGACGTCTTCAAAACCAAGGCCGACGCTGGCCGAACTCTTGCCGGCGGCAACGGTCAATCGCCGCTGATCCCGATCGATGCTCTCTCCGAGGCCCTGGTCAACGCCTTCGTCGAAGATGGCTCCCTGCCTGGATTGGAGGCTGCTATCGATGCGTTCGGCACGCTAGCTGAGCAGGAGCCGAGCCAGGAAGAAATTGCGGCTGCAGCGGCCGCCGCCAGTCAGAACGCAGGGCTTTAATAGACGCGATGATCCCATAGGTCATACGTTTCAATCCCGCGTTGCCGGCACCACGCTGACGCAAAGGCTTGGGCCTCGTCCATGGCAGCGTCAGTTCGATCAAGGTCCTTGGCGACGATCCAACCGGACTCGGTCGTTTCTCCGCTGTCTGGGTCGAATACAGTCACTTTGAAGATCAGTTGTCTGCCTGCTCTTGATACATCGAGCGTGACAGTCCGGTCGGCGGGCATAAGCCACTCCACGGCGGCAATATAGAGCGATCATCATAATGCAATTTACCGACGCTGTAACTGTCGCGGGAACGC comes from Mesorhizobium japonicum MAFF 303099 and encodes:
- a CDS encoding DUF4145 domain-containing protein — its product is MTTFEVKDTAHVAFKIINLRCPHCHHAASFSGFDGCSDLRYNVQAKRHPSGATTNTFDIAGMRRCPNTTCRKLVFVMEDKYGEIESFPPEVIDFDASNLPSDILSSLEEAIRCHAANCYRASALMVRRTLEELCDNKSATGKDLKTRLAALGTVAVIPSELLSAADELRILGNDAAHIEAKDYDSIGKEESEIAIELAKELLKAVYQYTSLVARLTALKKPKQ
- a CDS encoding DUF2280 domain-containing protein, which encodes MAKAKLSDEVKTYIVQALACFDSPSTVAASVKRELGIEVSRQLVESHDPSKKAAGGLAPRWRTLFEETRKAFLEDTASIGISHRAVRLRALQRMADKAENMGNMSLAAQLHKQAAEEVGNAYTNRRELTGKDGKDLPVPVSPVTIFQLPDNGRS
- a CDS encoding DUF1073 domain-containing protein; amino-acid sequence: MGNIISLARDSLTNLVSRMGTGRDKAASSYYAFTPLSDAELMAAYRTAWLPRKIVDIPAFDSVRAWRDWQAKGDKIEPIEAEEKRLNVRGKIFEAKVKARLWGGAAIHIGTGEANLAEPLNIERIGKGGLKYATVLTRRVLRAGEIERNVDSEYYGLPKTFSLTSAGNAQVEIHPSRLVIFQGNAQPDDDLTLSAETFWGDSVLQSVINAVKQADGTAANIASLVFEAKIDIIKVPNFMASLASEDYKAKILERYTLANTAKGINGTLLLDKEEEYEQKSASFATLPDVLDRFLQIVSGAADIPATRLLGQAPAGMNSTGESDLRNYYDRLSAMQEVEMTPAMHRLDEALIRSALGSRPSDVYYEWAPLWGMSEKEKADVFKTKADAGRTLAGGNGQSPLIPIDALSEALVNAFVEDGSLPGLEAAIDAFGTLAEQEPSQEEIAAAAAAASQNAGL
- the terL gene encoding phage terminase large subunit; protein product: MAGVEHGQGGPTIVRPQAGPQTTFLASPADIAIYGGAAGGGKTWALLMEPLRHVANPGFGAVFFRRNLTQVRNEGGLWDESEKLYPGLNAQPRSAPDLSWTFPAGATVSFAHLEHEKTIYNWQGAQIPLICFDELTHFSAKQFWYMLSRNRSMCGVRPYVRATCNPDADSWVAEFISWWIDQETGFAIPERAGVIRWFIRIGDTIIWASSREELAHHVNPIDGEPIPPKSVTFIPAKLSDNALLMAADPGYLANLMAQPTVERERLLGGNWKIRPAAGLLFQRGWCEVVDAVPAGVTWMRGWDLASTPKVEGNDPDGTAGTKIGKLPDGRYIVGHHVKDFLSPAGVERLIKNTAEADGRNAKISLPQDPGQAGKSQVANLVKLLIGFDARATPESGDKVTRFSPFSAQAEAGNVMVLRAPWNEAWFSALEGFPEAAHDDDADSTSRAFNALIDASTYTLANI
- a CDS encoding N-(5'-phosphoribosyl)anthranilate isomerase, whose product is MGRAPRGLRGAPWIQQVFQSRQATSGGVVRRKIDSVNHFASHALLEAEVRRRGFHMVVTADQYLIFCHQGHFQFIC